The proteins below come from a single Serinus canaria isolate serCan28SL12 chromosome 6, serCan2020, whole genome shotgun sequence genomic window:
- the ZFYVE27 gene encoding protrudin, translating into MQAVERDGAAGGPEGATGAAEAPPEPSPPKAAAAFDLLELVRSYRRLELYLEPLRDAAEGVRSLLRWQRPVCSLLVCLGLNFLLLTLGQAAWYSVLALLVAVPALLGYLQETCRARPSEPELVRRRYHSIRREDLRKVQLSRQEAIAQVKSFLIQLEGFLNGMCCSCEAVYRVLYWENPTVSSQFYGALLGTICVLYLLPLCWVLAILNSTLFLGNTQFYQVIRELKASVEQCVGSKPLESTPEPAEPLPPAAAPDRTPTPTSAEDLTPGSVEEAEEAEPDEEFKDAIEEDDESSQCSADFDLSLPDNGFMSKNEVIRSKVSRLTERLRKRYPSNNFGNCTGCAATFSVLKKRRSCSNCGNSFCSRCCSFKVPKAVMGATAPEAQKETVFVCALCNQVLIK; encoded by the exons ATGCAGGCGGTGGAGCGGGACGGGGCGGCAGGCGGCCCCGAAGGAGCGACGGGAGCTGCTGAGGCCCCGCCGGAGCCGTCGCCGCCCAAGGCCGCCGCTGCTTTCGACCTGCTGGAGCTAGTGCGGAGCTACCGGCGGCTGGAGCTCTACCTGGAGCCGCTGCGGGACGCCGCCGAGGGCGTCCGCTCCCTCCTCCG GTGGCAGCGGCCTGTGTGCTCTCTCCTGGTCTGCCTCGGCCTCAACTTCCTCCTGCTCACCCTCGGCCAAG CTGCCTGGTACTCAGTGCTCGCCCTGCTGGTCGCGGTGCCGGCCCTGCTGGGTTACCTTCAAGAGACGTGCCGGGCCCGGCCCTCGGAGCCCGAGCTGGTGCGCAGGAGGTACCACAGCATCCGCAGAGAGGATCTGCGCAAGGTGCAGCTCTCGCGGCAGGAGGCCATCGCTCAGGTCAAGAGCTT CCTGATCCAGCTGGAGGGGTTTCTGAACgggatgtgctgcagctgtgaggcAGTGTACCGTGTGCTGTACTGGGAGAACCCCACTGTCTCTTCCCA GTTTTATGGGGCGCTACTGGGCACTATCTGTGTCCTCTACCTGCTGCCCCTTTGCTGGGTCCTGGCCATCCTCAATAGCACCCTCTTTCTGGGCAACACCCAGTTCTACCAAG TGATAAGGGAGCTCAAGGCCTCCGTTGAGCAGTGTGTGGGCTCCAAACCCCTCGAGAGTACTCCAGAACCTGCTGAACCcctgccaccagctgctgccccagatCGGACCCCCACCCCCACCAGTGCAGAG GACCTTACCCCTGGCAGtgtggaggaagcagaggaggcagaACCTGATGAAGAGTTCAAAGATGCAATTGAG GAGGATGATGAGAGCTCTCAGTGCTCAGCAGATTTTGACCTCAGCCTCCCAGACAATGGTTTTATGAGCAAAAATGAGGTGATCCGCAGCAAGGTGTCCCGCCTGACCGAGCGCCTGCGCAAGCGCTACCCCAGCAACAACTTCG GGAACTGCAcgggctgtgctgccacctTCTCTGTGCTCAAGAAGAGG CGGAGCTGCAGTAACTGTGGGAACAGCTTCTGCTCCAGGTGTTGTTCCTTCAAAGTCCCCAAGGCTGTGATGGGAGCCACGG cCCCAGAGGCTCAGAAGGAGACAGTTTTCGTGTGTGCGCTCTGCAACCAGGTGCTCATCAAGTGA
- the ANKRD2 gene encoding ankyrin repeat domain-containing protein 2 isoform X3, translating to MELDVERAKELIEQKLAEEEKEEKLKGDGVREPPAVERMNTPELEEEKHRGPRNWGLEAIKGQEKVRRSSVDLRREIIDVGSIQRLIELRKQRRQRRAERAATPEPTPPPEPLEIEGPVEPETFLRAAVQGKMHIIEKFLADGGSPDTCDEVASLAATGSPQPVACHQVLQPCPTMPVGKGWDPWDRAGGSTSLGRGGCIRPPMCHPVPQFHRTALHRSSLEGHMEILQKLLDSGATVDFRDRLDCTAIHWACRGGHLDAVKLLQDRGADLNVKDKVWVLIPPDVHLIPIQAAQHTPSRGHPNRTP from the exons ATGGAGCTGGATGTGGAACGGGCCAAGGAGCTCATCGAGCAGaagctggcagaggaggagaaggaggag aaACTCAAAGGGGATGGAGTACGGGAGCCGCCGGCCGTAGAGCGGATGAACACacctgagctggaggaggagaaacacCGTGGGCCCAGGAACTGGGGCCTTGAGGCCATCAAA GGCCAGGAGAAGGTGCGGAGGAGTTCAGTGGATCTGAGGCGGGAGATCATCGACGTGGGGAGCATCCAACGACTCATCGAGCTCCGCAAGCAGCGCCGGCAGCGCCGGGCAGAGCGGGCAGCCACCCCCGAGCCCACTCCACCACCCGAACCCCTGGAGATT GAGGGTCCTGTGGAGCCAGAGACCTTCCTGCGAGCTGCTGTCCAGGGCAAGATGCACATCATCGAGAAGTTTCTGGCAGATGGTGGCTCCCCTGACACATGTGATGAGGTAGCTTCCCTGGCAGCCACCGGTTCCCCCCAGCCTGTTGCATGCCACCAAGTCCTGCAGCCATGCCCCACCATGCCTGTGGGCAAGGGCTGGGACCcttgggacagggctggaggttcaaccagcctgggcaggggaggaTGCATCCGTCCTCCAATGTGCCACCCTGTCCCCCAGTTCCACCGTACAGCCCTGCACCGCTCCTCACTGGAGGGACACATGGAAatcctgcagaagctgctggacAGTGGGGCCACTGTTGACTTCAGGGACCGG ctggacTGCACTGCCATACACTGGGCCTGCCGGGGTGGGCACCTGGATGCTGTCAAACTGCTGCAGGACCGCGGGGCAGACCTCAATGTGAAGGACAAG GTGTGGGTGCTGATCCCCCCTGATGTCCATCTCATCCCCATTCAAGCTGCTCAGCACACCCCTTCACGTGGCCACCCGAACCGGACACCTTGA
- the SFRP5 gene encoding secreted frizzled-related protein 5, which translates to MPQAGIHPGSRGTALLALSLVLAGSLGGGQHYDYYGWQPESLPHGRFYGREPQCLDIPADMQLCRDVGYKRMRLPNLLEHETMAEAKQQAGSWVPLLAKQCHTDTQLFLCSLFAPVCLDRPVYPCRSLCEVVRDSCAPVMESYGFPWPEMLHCGKFPSDHELCIAVQFGNSKATPPPVSKICTQCEMEHKADGMMEQMCSSDFVVKMRIKEVTEENGERRLVAAQKKKVLKLGPLKRKDTKKMVLHMRNAGACPCPQLDSLSGSFLVMGRKVGGRLLLLAIYPWQKHNKEMKFAVKFMFSYPCPLYHPLLYGAGQH; encoded by the exons ATGCCGCAGGCGGGCATCCACCCGGGCTCCCGGGGCACAGCGCTGCTGGCCCTGTcgctggtgctggcagggtcCCTGGGCGGCGGGCAGCACTACGACTACTACGGGTGGCAGCCCGAGAGCCTGCCCCACGGGCGCTTCTACGGGCGGGAGCCGCAGTGCCTCGACATCCCGGCCGACATGCAGCTCTGTCGCGACGTGGGCTACAAGCGCATGCGGCTGCCCAACCTGCTGGAGCACGAGACCATGGCCGAAGCCAAGCAGCAGGCCGGCAGCTGGGTGCCCCTGCTCGCCAAGCAGTGCCACACCGACAcccagctcttcctctgctccctcttcGCCCCTGTCTGCCTCGACCGGCCCGTCTACCCCTGCCGCTCCCTCTGTGAGGTGGTACGTGACTCCTGTGCCCCCGTCATGGAGTCCTACGGCTTCCCCTGGCCTGAGATGCTGCACTGTGGCAAGTTCCCCTCTGACCACGAGCTCTGCATCGCCGTCCAGTTTGGGAACAGTAAAGCCACGCCGCCGCCAG TGTCCAAGATCTGCACCCAGTGTGAGATGGAGCACAAGGCAGATGGCATGATGGAGCAGATGTGCTCCAGTGACTTTG TGGTGAAAATGCGCATCAAGGAGGTGACGGAGGAGAACGGGGAGCGCCGGCTGGTGGCTGCCCAGAAGAAGAAGGTGCTGAAACTGGGCCCGCTGAAGCGCAAGGACACCAAGAAGATGGTGCTGCACATGAGGAACGCAGgtgcctgcccctgcccccaGCTCGACAGCCTCAGTGGCAGCTTCCTGGTCATGGGCCGCAAGGTGGGCGGCcgcctgctcctcctggccatCTACCCCTGGCAGAAGCACAACAAGGAGATGAAGTTTGCAGTCAAGTTCATGTTCTCCTACCCTTGCCCGCTCTACCACCCTCTGCTCtatggggctgggcagcactAG
- the AVPI1 gene encoding arginine vasopressin-induced protein 1 isoform X2 gives MGRAAVAGPRRGGAKRVRERSGHQAEPPPPVPAVARAMGTPASVVSDSPGRAAPAARARKRASANIFQGVGLRELRSLFRSGGAERPEERARLVWRYAGQRRMARALRRLRRQRTAQPGGVMAGLRRFEHLRIAEKLEGDCGAKTGSGSV, from the exons ATGGGGCGCGCGGCTGTGGCGGGACCCCGGCGCGGTGGCGCGAAGCGGGTCCGGGAACGCAGCGGGCACCAGGCGGAGCCGCCACCGCCAG TGCCCGCAGTGGCCAGGGCCATGGGCACTCCGGCCTCGGTGGTGAGCGACTCtccggggcgggcggcgcccGCAGCCCGCGCCCGTAAGCGGGCCTCGGCCAACATCTTCCAGGGCGTGGGGCTGCGAGAGCTGCGGAGCCTGTTCCGGAGCGGCGGGGCCGAGCGGCCCGAGGAGCGCGCCCGCCTCGTCTGGCGGTACGCGGGCCAGCGGCGCATGGCGCGGGCCCTGCGGCGACTTCGGCGACAGCGAACAGCCCAGCCCGGCGGTGTGATGGCCGGGCTACGGCGCTTCGAACACCTTCG GATCGCAGAGAAGCTGGAGGGTGACTGCGGGGCCAAGACGGGCTCGGGGTCCGTGTAG
- the AVPI1 gene encoding arginine vasopressin-induced protein 1 isoform X1 — protein MGRAAVAGPRRGGAKRVRERSGHQAEPPPPGLCEGPGGSGQRRSESGSRRGPTPRAGRDRTCVPRPEPGRLPRSRAATPVRLAPCPASRTALNPTGPVPHWASAPDSWGGGPDRAARPEPDADYSVPAVARAMGTPASVVSDSPGRAAPAARARKRASANIFQGVGLRELRSLFRSGGAERPEERARLVWRYAGQRRMARALRRLRRQRTAQPGGVMAGLRRFEHLRIAEKLEGDCGAKTGSGSV, from the exons ATGGGGCGCGCGGCTGTGGCGGGACCCCGGCGCGGTGGCGCGAAGCGGGTCCGGGAACGCAGCGGGCACCAGGCGGAGCCGCCACCGCCAGGTCTGTGCGAGGGGCCGGGGGGTTCGGGGCAGCGTCGGAGTGAAAGTGGGTCACGGCGGGGCCCAACGCCGCGGGCAGGGCGGGACCGGACTTGCGTGCCCCGGCCCGAGCCGGGGCGTCTCCCGCGTTCCCGGGCGGCCACGCCTGTGCGGCTGGCCCCCTGCCCGGCATCCCGGACCGCCCTTAACCCGACCGGTCCCGTTCCTCACTGGGCATCCGCGCCGGATTCCTGGGGAGGCGGGCCGGACCGGGCGGCGAGACCGGAGCCTGACGCCGACTATTCAGTGCCCGCAGTGGCCAGGGCCATGGGCACTCCGGCCTCGGTGGTGAGCGACTCtccggggcgggcggcgcccGCAGCCCGCGCCCGTAAGCGGGCCTCGGCCAACATCTTCCAGGGCGTGGGGCTGCGAGAGCTGCGGAGCCTGTTCCGGAGCGGCGGGGCCGAGCGGCCCGAGGAGCGCGCCCGCCTCGTCTGGCGGTACGCGGGCCAGCGGCGCATGGCGCGGGCCCTGCGGCGACTTCGGCGACAGCGAACAGCCCAGCCCGGCGGTGTGATGGCCGGGCTACGGCGCTTCGAACACCTTCG GATCGCAGAGAAGCTGGAGGGTGACTGCGGGGCCAAGACGGGCTCGGGGTCCGTGTAG
- the HOGA1 gene encoding 4-hydroxy-2-oxoglutarate aldolase, mitochondrial: MAFSTRLASSLRSALAALRWAAPRHCRGLSTPQGSEPSFNLGGIFPPLATPFSPTQEVDYAQLEGNLHRYACIPFRGLVALGSNGEYPYLSSRERVEVVSCVRRALPRDRLLLSGSGCESTQATIELTVSMAEAGADVALVVTPCYYRGAMTTAALIHHYTEVGDASPIPVVLYSVPANTGLDLPMEAVITLAQHPNIIGIKDSGGDITRMGLMVHKTRQEDFQVLAGSAGFLLASYAVGASGAVCALANVLGDPLCQLDHLCRTGQWQEARDLQHRLIEPNTAVTRRFGIPGLKKAMEWFGYYGGPCRAPLAPLSPAQVEELRSTFSANGWL; the protein is encoded by the exons ATGGCATTCAGCACCCGCCTCGCCTCCTCCCTCCGGTCCGCCCTGGCAGCTCTGCGCTGGGCAGCCCCCAGGCATTGCCGGGGGCTCAGCACCCCGCAGGGATCAGAGCCCTCATTCAATCTTGGGGGAATCTTCCCACCGCTCGCCACCCCATTCTCACCCACACAGGAGGTGGACTATGCCCAGCTGGAGGGGAACCTGCACCGCTATGCCTGCATCCCTTTCCGAG ggctggtggcactgggctcCAACGGGGAGTATCCATACCTGTCATCCCGTGAGAGGGTGGAGGTGGTGAGCTGCGTGCGCCGGGCTCTGCCCAGGGACCGCTTGCTGCTGTCTGGCTCCGGCTGTGAAT CCACCCAGGCCACCATCGAGCTGACAGTCAGCATGGCAGAGGCGGGGGCTGACGTGGCACTGGTTGTGACACCCTGCTATTACCGGGGGGCCATGACGACTGCTGCCCTGATCCATCACTACACAGAG gttGGCGACGcatcccccatccctgtggtACTGTACAGTGTCCCTGCCAACACTGGCCTGGACCTGCCCATGGAGGCTGTCATCACCCTGGCTCAGCACCCGAACATCATTGGGATCAAGGACAGCGGTGGGGAT ATCACCCGCATGGGGCTGATGGTCCACAAGACAAGGCAGGAGGATTTCCAGGTGCTGGCAGGATCCGCTGGCTTCCTGCTGGCGAGCTATGCTGTGG GTGcctctggggctgtgtgtgccctcGCCAATGTTCTGGGTGACCCATTGTGTCAGCTGGACCACCTGTGCCGCACGGGCCAGTGGCAGGAGGCCCGTGACCTGCAGCACCGCCTCATTGAGCCCAACACAGCG gTCACCCGCCGGTTTGGGATCCCGGGGCTGAAGAAGGCCATGGAGTGGTTTGGCTACTACGGAGGTCCCTGCCGTGCACCCCTGGCccctctcagccctgcccaggttGAAGAGCTGAGGAGCACTTTCAGTGCCAATGGCTGGTTGTGA
- the ANKRD2 gene encoding ankyrin repeat domain-containing protein 2 isoform X2, giving the protein MELDVERAKELIEQKLAEEEKEEKLKGDGVREPPAVERMNTPELEEEKHRGPRNWGLEAIKGQEKVRRSSVDLRREIIDVGSIQRLIELRKQRRQRRAERAATPEPTPPPEPLEIEGPVEPETFLRAAVQGKMHIIEKFLADGGSPDTCDEFHRTALHRSSLEGHMEILQKLLDSGATVDFRDRLDCTAIHWACRGGHLDAVKLLQDRGADLNVKDKLLSTPLHVATRTGHLDIVEHLIHCGVDVNAPDREGDTALHDATRLSRYKIIKMLILHGADMMAKNEAGKTPTDLVQQWQVDTRQALETKDQPQGEMEVPA; this is encoded by the exons ATGGAGCTGGATGTGGAACGGGCCAAGGAGCTCATCGAGCAGaagctggcagaggaggagaaggaggag aaACTCAAAGGGGATGGAGTACGGGAGCCGCCGGCCGTAGAGCGGATGAACACacctgagctggaggaggagaaacacCGTGGGCCCAGGAACTGGGGCCTTGAGGCCATCAAA GGCCAGGAGAAGGTGCGGAGGAGTTCAGTGGATCTGAGGCGGGAGATCATCGACGTGGGGAGCATCCAACGACTCATCGAGCTCCGCAAGCAGCGCCGGCAGCGCCGGGCAGAGCGGGCAGCCACCCCCGAGCCCACTCCACCACCCGAACCCCTGGAGATT GAGGGTCCTGTGGAGCCAGAGACCTTCCTGCGAGCTGCTGTCCAGGGCAAGATGCACATCATCGAGAAGTTTCTGGCAGATGGTGGCTCCCCTGACACATGTGATGAG TTCCACCGTACAGCCCTGCACCGCTCCTCACTGGAGGGACACATGGAAatcctgcagaagctgctggacAGTGGGGCCACTGTTGACTTCAGGGACCGG ctggacTGCACTGCCATACACTGGGCCTGCCGGGGTGGGCACCTGGATGCTGTCAAACTGCTGCAGGACCGCGGGGCAGACCTCAATGTGAAGGACAAG CTGCTCAGCACACCCCTTCACGTGGCCACCCGAACCGGACACCTTGACATCGTGGAGCATCTCATCCACTGCGGGGTGGATGTCAATGCCCCAGACAGG GAGGGTGACACAGCGCTGCACGATGCCACACGGCTCAGTCGCTACAAGATCATCAAAATGCTGATCCTGCACGGGGCTGACATGATGGCCAAAAATGAG GCTGGCAAGACCCCGACAGACCTGGTGCAGCAGTGGCAGGTGGACACACGCCAGGCGCTGGAGACCAAGGATCAGCCACAGGGGGAGATGGAGGTCCCTGCATGA
- the MORN4 gene encoding MORN repeat-containing protein 4 translates to MTLTKGSFTYSNGEEYRGEWKEGRRHGIGQLTFADGTAYVGHFENGLFHGCGVLTFSDGSRYEGEFVQGKFNGVGVFTRCDNMTFEGEFKGGRVYGFGLLTFPDGSHGMPRNEGFFENNKLLRREKCTAIIQRAQGASKSAHSLTA, encoded by the exons ATGACCCTCACCAAAGGCTCCTTCACCTACTCCAACGGGGAGGAGTACCGCGGCGAGTGGAAAGAAG GTCGCAGGCACGGCATCGGGCAGCTGACATTTGCTGATGGCACTGCTTACGTGGGGCACTTTGAGAACGGGCTCTTCCACGGCTGCGGCGTGCTCACCTTCTCTGACGGCTCCAG GTATGAGGGGGAGTTTGTGCAGGGCAAGTTCAATGGCGTTGGAGTCTTCACCCGCTGTGACAACATGACCTTTGAGGGCGAGTTCAAAGGCGGGCGCGTGTATGGCTTTG gtCTCCTGACCTTCCCTGATGGCTCGCACGGCATGCCCCGCAATGAGGGCTTCTTTGAGAACAACAAGCTGCTGCGGCGGGAGAAGTGCACGGCCATCATCCAGAGGGCCCAGGGCGCCTCCAAGTCTGCCCACAGCCTGACAGCATGA
- the ANKRD2 gene encoding ankyrin repeat domain-containing protein 2 isoform X1, with protein MELDVERAKELIEQKLAEEEKEEKLKGDGVREPPAVERMNTPELEEEKHRGPRNWGLEAIKGQEKVRRSSVDLRREIIDVGSIQRLIELRKQRRQRRAERAATPEPTPPPEPLEIEGPVEPETFLRAAVQGKMHIIEKFLADGGSPDTCDEVASLAATGSPQPVACHQVLQPCPTMPVGKGWDPWDRAGGSTSLGRGGCIRPPMCHPVPQFHRTALHRSSLEGHMEILQKLLDSGATVDFRDRLDCTAIHWACRGGHLDAVKLLQDRGADLNVKDKLLSTPLHVATRTGHLDIVEHLIHCGVDVNAPDREGDTALHDATRLSRYKIIKMLILHGADMMAKNEAGKTPTDLVQQWQVDTRQALETKDQPQGEMEVPA; from the exons ATGGAGCTGGATGTGGAACGGGCCAAGGAGCTCATCGAGCAGaagctggcagaggaggagaaggaggag aaACTCAAAGGGGATGGAGTACGGGAGCCGCCGGCCGTAGAGCGGATGAACACacctgagctggaggaggagaaacacCGTGGGCCCAGGAACTGGGGCCTTGAGGCCATCAAA GGCCAGGAGAAGGTGCGGAGGAGTTCAGTGGATCTGAGGCGGGAGATCATCGACGTGGGGAGCATCCAACGACTCATCGAGCTCCGCAAGCAGCGCCGGCAGCGCCGGGCAGAGCGGGCAGCCACCCCCGAGCCCACTCCACCACCCGAACCCCTGGAGATT GAGGGTCCTGTGGAGCCAGAGACCTTCCTGCGAGCTGCTGTCCAGGGCAAGATGCACATCATCGAGAAGTTTCTGGCAGATGGTGGCTCCCCTGACACATGTGATGAGGTAGCTTCCCTGGCAGCCACCGGTTCCCCCCAGCCTGTTGCATGCCACCAAGTCCTGCAGCCATGCCCCACCATGCCTGTGGGCAAGGGCTGGGACCcttgggacagggctggaggttcaaccagcctgggcaggggaggaTGCATCCGTCCTCCAATGTGCCACCCTGTCCCCCAGTTCCACCGTACAGCCCTGCACCGCTCCTCACTGGAGGGACACATGGAAatcctgcagaagctgctggacAGTGGGGCCACTGTTGACTTCAGGGACCGG ctggacTGCACTGCCATACACTGGGCCTGCCGGGGTGGGCACCTGGATGCTGTCAAACTGCTGCAGGACCGCGGGGCAGACCTCAATGTGAAGGACAAG CTGCTCAGCACACCCCTTCACGTGGCCACCCGAACCGGACACCTTGACATCGTGGAGCATCTCATCCACTGCGGGGTGGATGTCAATGCCCCAGACAGG GAGGGTGACACAGCGCTGCACGATGCCACACGGCTCAGTCGCTACAAGATCATCAAAATGCTGATCCTGCACGGGGCTGACATGATGGCCAAAAATGAG GCTGGCAAGACCCCGACAGACCTGGTGCAGCAGTGGCAGGTGGACACACGCCAGGCGCTGGAGACCAAGGATCAGCCACAGGGGGAGATGGAGGTCCCTGCATGA
- the MARVELD1 gene encoding MARVEL domain-containing protein 1, with the protein MARTAPPTVPPPPGPPARGSLSLHRAYLRSPLGLLRLGQLALGAAFWVTVAAHKYEGAAHFALFAAVLIWLVTLALFGLSLLGRWELVPWLGSRWLLTNLVHDLALGVGLYAAATGIMGHKAKQRSFCNLPGYSQHCLYSAYLSASICGGITACLYLFSGLYCLLRRCQDQRDII; encoded by the coding sequence ATGGCCCGCACGGCTCCCCCGACAGTGCCGCCGCCCCCGGGGCCGCCGGCCCGCGGCTCTCTCAGCCTCCATCGCGCCTACCTGCGGAGCCCGCTGGGCCTTCTACGCCTGGGGCAACTGGCTCTGGGCGCTGCCTTCTGGGTGACGGTAGCTGCTCATAAGTACGAGGGGGCGGCCCACTTCGCTCTGTTTGCCGCTGTCCTCATCTGGCTCGTCACCCTGGCCCTCTTCGGGCTGAGCCTGTTGGGGCGCTGGGAGCTGGTGCCCTGGTTGGGCTCCCGCTGGCTCCTCACCAACCTGGTGCACGACCTGGCACTGGGTGTGGGGCTCTACGCAGCTGCCACTGGCATCATGGGTCACAAGGCCAAGCAGAGAAGCTTTTGCAACCTGCCGGGCtacagccagcactgcctgtaCAGTGCCTACCTGAGCGCCTCCATCTGCGGGGGCATCACTGCCTGCCTGTACCTCTTCTCCGGGCTCTATTGCCTGTTGCGGCGTTGCCAGGACCAGCGAGATATCATCTGA
- the GOLGA7B gene encoding golgin subfamily A member 7B, whose amino-acid sequence MPSSLGCRPRLTLCPQVHSLQELRRSASLATKVFVQRDYSDGTTCQFQTKFPPELESRIERQLFEETVKTLNDFYAEAEKIGGSSYLEGCLACATAYFIFLCMETHYEKVLKKISKYIQDQNEKIYAPRGLLLTDPLERGMRVIEISIYEDRCSSGSSSSGSSSSSSGGGGGGAGGR is encoded by the exons ATGCCCAGCTCCCTTGGCTGCAGGCCCCGTCTCACCCTCTGCCCTCAggtgcacagcctgcaggagctgcgGCGCAGCGCGTCCCTGGCCACCAAGGTCTTTGTGCAGCGGGATTACAGTGACGGGACCACATGCCAGTTCCAGACAAAGTTTCCCCCTGAGCTGGAGAGCCGG ATTGAGCGGCAACTTTTTGAGGAAACTGTGAAAACCCTAAATGACTTCTATGCTGAGGCGGAGAAGATTGGGGGCAGCTCATACCTCGAGGGGTGCCTGGCCTGTGCCACTGCCTATTTCATCTTTCTCTGCATGGAGACTCATTATGAGAAG GTCCTGAAGAAGATCTCCAAGTACATCCAGGACCAGAATGAGAAGATCTATGCTCCACGGGGGCTGCTGCTCACTGACCCCCTGGAGCGTGGCATGAGGGTG ATCGAGATCTCCATCTACGAGGACCGGTGCAGCAGCGGCAGCTCCAGCAgcggcagctccagcagcagcagcggtgGCGGTGGTGGCGGGGCAGGGGGCCGGTGA
- the PI4K2A gene encoding phosphatidylinositol 4-kinase type 2-alpha, whose product MDETSPLVSPERAQAPDYGLPGGAVRALPPAAPPPPSPPGSPGGRDRERQPLLERGARGPAAAQAQAQAQAAAAAAAAAAAAAQRERNDFPEDPEFADVVRRAELASERGIFPERISQGSSGSYFVKDPQGKIIGVFKPKNEEPYGQLNPKWTKWLQKLCCPCCFGRDCLVLNQGYLSEAGASLVDQKLELNIVPRTKVVYLASETFNYSAIDRVKSRGKRLALEKVPKVGQRFNRIGLPPKVGSFQLFVEGYKDADYWLRRFEAEPLPENTNRQLLLQFERLVVLDYIIRNTDRGNDNWLIKYDCPLDSAGVRDSDWVVVKEPIIKLAAIDNGLAFPLKHPDSWRAYPFYWAWLPQAKIPFSQEIKDLILPKISDPNFVKDLEEDLYELFKKDPGFDRGQFHKQIAVMRGQILNLTQALKDGKSPLHLVQMPPVIVETARSHQRSASESYTQSFQSRKPFFSWW is encoded by the exons aTGGACGAGACGAGCCCGCTGGTGTCGCCGGAGAGGGCGCAGGCCCCCGACTACGGGCTGCCGGGGGGTGCCGTGCGCGCCctcccgcccgccgcgcccccgccgcccTCCCCTCCCGGCTCCCCTGGTGGCCGCGACCGCGAGCGGCAGCCGCTGCTGGAGCGCGGGGCGCGGGGCCCGGCAGCGGCGCAGGCCCAGGCGCAGGCCcaggcggcggcggcagcagctgcggcggcagcggcggccgcgCAGCGGGAGCGCAACGACTTCCCCGAGGATCCCGAGTTTGCCGACGTGGTGCGGCGGGCTGAGCTGGCCAGCGAGCGCGGCATCTTCCCCGAGCGCATCTCGCAAGGCTCCAGCGGCAGCTACTTCGTGAAGGACCCGCAGGGG AAAATCATTGGCGTCTTCAAGCCCAAGAATGAGGAGCCCTATGGGCAGCTGAACCCCAAGTGGACCAAGTGGCTACAGAAGTtgtgctgcccatgctgctttggGAGAGACTGCCTTGTCCTGAATCAGGGCTACCTGTCAGAGGCAGGTGCCAGCCTGGTAGACCAGAAACTGGAGCTCAACATTGTTCCCCGCACAAAG GTGGTGTATCTGGCCAGTGAGACCTTTAACTACAGTGCCATTGACAGGGTGAAGTCCCGAGGAAAGAGGCTGGCCCTGGAGAAGGTGCCCAAAGTTGGCCAGCGCTTCAACCGCATTGGTCTGCCACCCAAG GTGGGCTCCTTCCAGCTCTTTGTGGAAGGCTACAAGGATGCAGACTACTGGCTGCGGCGGTTTGAAGCTGAGCCGCTCCCGGAGAACACAAATcggcagctgctgctgcagttcgAGCGGCTGGTGGTGCTGGATTACATCATCAGGAACACAG ATCGGGGCAATGACAACTGGCTCATCAAGTATGACTGTCCCCTGGACAGCGCAGGCGTGCGG GACAGCGACTGGGTGGTGGTGAAGGAGCCCATCATCAAGCTGGCTGCTATAGACAATGGTTTGGCCTTTCCCTTGAAACACCCGGACTCCTGGAGAGCAT ATCCGTTCTACTGGGCATGGCTGCCCCAGGCCAAAATCCCCTTTTCACAGGAGATCAAGGACCTGATTCTTCCCAAGATCTCAGACCCCAACTTTGTCAAGGACCTGGAGGAAGATCTGTATGAGCTCTTCAAG AAAGACCCTGGCTTTGACAGGGGACAGTTTCACAAGCAGATTGCTGTCATGAGAGGCCAG ATCCTGAACCTGACTCAGGCGTTGAAAGACGGGAAGAGTCCACTGCACCTGGTTCAGATGCCACCTGTGATTGTGGAAACAGCGCGCTCCCACCAGCGCTCCGCCAGTGAGTCCTACACGCAGAGCTTCCAGAGCCGGAAGCCGTTCTTCTCATGGTGGTAG